One part of the Astatotilapia calliptera chromosome 9, fAstCal1.2, whole genome shotgun sequence genome encodes these proteins:
- the LOC113029256 gene encoding F-box/LRR-repeat protein 7, giving the protein MGANNGKQYGSEGKGSSSISSDISSSTDHTPTKAPKNVATTEGLDSSTRTLSTPSPGLILPSKSSSLSSPALSSNGHETNSSSSSSAPAETVAVIHPQPGTHTRSRQSKTHHYAPIDLLPDHTLLQIFSHLSTNQLCRCARVCRRWYNLAWDPRLWSTIQLTGELLHADRAIRVLTHRLCQDTPNICLTLETVVVNGCKRLTDRGLHVVAQCCPELRRLEVAGCYNISNEAVFEVVSRCPNLEHLNLSGCSKVTCISLTQEASLQLSPLHGQQISIHYLDMTDCFSLEDEGLRTIASHCPRLTHLYLRRCTRLTDEALRHLALHCPSVRELSLSDCRLVGDFGLREVARLEGCLRYLSVAHCTRITDVGMRYVARYCPRLRYLNARGCEGLTDHGLSHLARSCPRLKSLDVGKCPLVSDSGLEQLAMYCQGLRRVSLRACESVTGRGLKALAANCCELQLLNVQDCEVSPEALRFVRRHCRRCVIEHTNPAFY; this is encoded by the exons gtTTAGATTCCAGCACAAGAACACTGAGCACCCCGAGCCCGGGATTGATTCTGCCTTCCAagtcctcctccctctcctcaccTGCTCTCTCCAGCAACGGCCACGAGACCAACTCCTCGTCCTCGTCTTCTGCCCCCGCTGAGACGGTCGCTGTGATCCACCCTCAGCCCGGCACTCACACTCGCTCCAGACAGTCGAAAACCCACCACTACGCCCCCATCGATCTCCTCCCTGACCACACCCTCCTGCAGATCTTCTCCCACCTTTCGACCAACCAGCTGTGCCGCTGCGCACGCGTTTGCCGCCGCTGGTACAACTTGGCTTGGGACCCCAGGCTGTGGAGCACTATCCAGCTAACAGGAGAGCTGCTTCATGCCGACCGTGCCATCAGGGTCCTCACCCACCGGCTCTGCCAAGACACCCCGAACATTTGTCTGACCCTGGAGACGGTGGTGGTCAATGGCTGCAAGAGGCTCACTGACCGGGGGCTGCACGTGGTGGCCCAGTGCTGCCCCGAGCTACGCCGCCTGGAGGTTGCCGGCTGTTATAACATCTCTAATGAGGCCGTGTTTGAAGTGGTATCCCGCTGTCCCAACCTGGAACACCTAAACCTCTCGG GCTGCTCCAAGGTGACATGCATCAGCCTAACCCAAGAGGCCTCACTCCAGCTGTCTCCATTGCACGGCCAGCAGATCTCCATCCACTACCTGGACATGACCGATTGCTTTTCCCTCGAGGACGAGGGCTTGCGAACTATCGCCTCCCACTGCCCTCGCCTGACTCATCTGTATTTGCGGCGATGCACCAGACTAACAGATGAAGCTTTGCGCCATTTGGCTCTCCACTGCCCTTCAGTGAGGGAGCTGAGCCTCAGTGACTGCCGCTTGGTGGGGGATTTCGGCCTCCGGGAAGTCGCCCGCCTAGAGGGTTGCCTGCGCTACTTAAGCGTGGCCCACTGTACCCGCATTACAGATGTAGGCATGCGCTATGTGGCTCGCTACTGCCCGAGACTGCGCTACTTGAATGCGAGGGGCTGCGAGGGGCTCACGGATCACGGCCTGAGTCACTTGGCCAGGAGCTGCCCCAGACTCAAGTCTCTGGATGTCGGTAAATGCCCGCTGGTGTCGGACAGCGGGCTGGAGCAGCTAGCCATGTACTGCCAAGGCCTGAGGCGAGTCAGTCTCAGAGCCTGCGAAAGTGTAACAGGCAGAGGACTCAAAGCTCTGGCGGCCAACTGCTGCGAGCTGCAGCTGCTCAACGTGCAGGACTGCGAGGTGTCACCGGAGGCTCTGCGGTTCGTCAGACGCCACTGTCGGCGCTGCGTCATCGAGCACACAAACCCCGCTTTCTACTGA